A window of Streptomyces sp. NBC_01224 genomic DNA:
GGACGCCGTCGACGGCCGAGTACATGTCCATGGGTGAGACGACGACGCGGTTGCGGAGTTCGAGGCCGCGCAGCCGCAGCGGGGTGAACATCGGCGGGGTGCCCGGGGCACAGCCGAATTCCTCCTCGACGGCGGCGGTGAAGGAGGGGTCGCGCAGCCGCAGATTGTCGTGGGTGACGCGGCGGCTGCGGGTGAGAAGGTTGAAGGCGAACTGGCGGGGCGGCTGGTCGACGTAGGTGCCGAGCTCCTCGAACCAGCGCAGGCTGGCCGCGGCGGCCCGCTGGGTCGATTCGACGACCGGCCGGCGCTCGGTCTCGTACGCGGCCAGTGCGCCCGGCAGGTCGGGCTGTTCCTCGATGCAGGCGGCGAGCGCGAGGGCGTCCTCGACGGCCAGTTTGGTGCCGGAGCCGATGGAGAAATGCGCGGTGTGGGCGGCATCGCCGATGAGGACCGTGTTGCCGTGCGACCAGCGGGCGTTGACGACGGTACGGAAGGTGAGCCAGGAGGAGTTGTTGGAGCGCAGCGGCCGGCCGCCGAGCGCCTCGGTGAAGATCTTGGCGCAGCGTACGGTCGAGTGCTCCACGTCGCAGGTGTCGAATCCGGCGGCGAGCCAGACCTCCTCGCGCATCTCGACGATGACGGTGGAGGCGTCGGCCGAGAAGGGGTAGCCGTGGAGCTGCATCACCCCGTAGGCGGTCTCGGCGATCTCGAAGCGGAAGGCGTCGAGGGCGAAGTCGGCGGCGAGCCAGATGTAGCGGCAGCGGTGGGTGGTGAGGCGGGGGCCGAAGGTGTCGGCGTGCGCGGCGCGGGTGAGGCTGTGCACGCCGTCGGCGGCGATCACCAGGTCGTAGGCGGCGGCCAGCTCGGCGGCCGGCGGTGCCTCGGTGCGGAAGCGGAGCCGTACGCCGAGCCAGTCGCAGCGTTCGTGCAGGATCTCCAGGAGTCTGCGCCGGCCCAGCGCCGCGAAGCCGTGACCGCCGGAGGTCTGGGTCACGCCGCGGTGGACGATGTCGATGTCGTCCCACCGTACGAACTCGTCCTGGAGTGCCCGGTAGACGACGGGGTCGGCGTGCTCGATGCCGCCGAGGGTTTCGTCGGAGAGGACGACGCCGAAGCCGAACGTGTCCTCGGGGGCGTTGCGCTCCCAGACGGTGATGTCGCGTTCCGGGTCGAGCCGCTTGAGCAGGGCCGCGGCGTAGAGTCCGCCGGGGCCGCCGCCGATGACCGCGATGCGCTTCACGCCGGTCCGATTCGCGCCGGGCGCCGTCGCGGCGGACGGCCCGGTTCCGGTCGCGCTGGTGTCGGGCGGCATCGTGCTACCGGCCTTGCCACTTCGGTGGCCGCTTCTCCGTGAAGGCGGCGTGGAATTCGGCGTAGTCGTCACCGTGCATCAGCAGGGCCTGGGTCGCGGCGTCCATCTCGACCGCGGCGGCGAGCGGCATGTCGAGTTCGGCGGTGAGCAGCGCCTTGGTCTGGGCGAGGGCGAGGGCCGGTCCGTCGGCGAGGCGGCGGGCGAGTGCTGCCGCACGCACATCCGCCTGGCCCTCTTCGGTCAGCTCGCTGATCAGTCCGATCCGTTCCGCTTCGGGTGCGCGGACCGGTTCGCCGAGCATCAGCAGCCGGGTGGCATGGCCGAGGCCGACGACGCGCGGCAGCAGATAGGCGGCGCCCATGTCGCCGCCGGAGAGACCGACCTTGGTGAAGAGGAAGGCGAAGCGGGCGGACGGATCGGCGATCCGGAAGTCGGCGGCCAGCGCAAGAACCGCGCCGGCACCTGCGGCCACGCCGTGTACGGCGGCGATGACGGGGAAGGGGGTTTCACGTAGGGCCCGCACCACCTGGCCGGTCATGCGGTTGAAATCGAGGAGCTGGGCGGTGTCCATGGCGAGTGTCGCGCCGATGATGTCGTCGACATCTCCGCCTGAGCAGAAACCGCGGCCCTCCCCCGCGAGCACCAGAGCGCGCACGGTGCGTTCGCGGGACAGTTCGGCAAGCAGGTCGCGCAGGTCGGCGTAGGCACCGAAGGTGAGAGCGTTGAGTTTCTCGGGGCGGGCGAGGGTGACGGTGGCAACTCCGTCGTCCGTCGTCAGCCGCAGATGGCGCCAGTCATCCGTACGGGGGGCGGAGCTGGGAAACGGGCTCATCGAGGGGGCTCCCCTTCAGCCGTCGGGCTGCTACCTGCGAACGAACTTATCACTCGTACGTGACTCCCGTCACGAGCACGCAATAGGCGGAGCGTGAGAACTTAATGCCGAACGTCCCCTTCGTACCGGTCGGCGGCCCCTTGCCCGTGTCGTTTCACTTCGTAAAGTTGAAACCGAGAAGTCTTGACCTCCAGGAAGTTCGTGAACTCCGGAACGGAAACCGTGCTGTGCCCTCCGATGTCCCTCTCCCCGCCTCCTGGCGGATCGCCCTGCCGCATTCGACGGTGGCCGTACCGGTCGCTCGCGCCCTGATCCGTACGGCACTGGCGGACATCGCAGCACCGGCCGATTCCGATACCGCCGAGCTCCTCACCGCCGAACTGGTCGCCAACGCCGTGGAGCACACCCGCAGCGACGAACCCATCGAGCTGGTGGTGGAGCTCCTGCCGACCGGCTGCCAGGTGGAGGTGCACGACCGCGACCCGGCCCCGCCGGGCGATCTCTCCTATCCGGAGCCCGGCAGTGCGCCGGACCCCTGGCAGGAACACGGCCGGGGTCTGCTGCTGATCCGTACACTCAGCTCGTCCTGCGGTCACCGCACGACGGAGCACGGCAAGGCGGTGTGGTTCACCCTGCCGTCCCGTACGCCTCGGAGCTGACCGGACATCTCGGAGCTGACCGGCCGCCCTCATCAACCCGCGTCGGCAGCGGCCAGACGGGAACGGCTGCGGCCGTAGAAGGCGTACACCGCCGCACCGACGATCAGGAAGACGGCGAACTGCACCCAGGTCGCCCAGCCCGTCCCGTACATCAGATAGAGGCAGAAGACGACACCCAGGAGCGGGCTCACCGGGTAGAGCGGCACCCGGAACGAGCCCGTCACCTCAGGGTTTCGGCGGCGCAGCACGATCACCGCGATGTTCACCGCGACCATGGTGCCCAGCGTGCCGATGGTCGTCAGATTCACCACCACGTCGAGCGACGAGAAGGCCGCCGGGATCGCGAAAACGGCCGCCACGATCCAGGTGTTCGCGACCGGTGTCGCCGTCCGCGGCGAGACCCGCTCGAAGACCCGCGGGATCAGACCGTCGCGGGACATCGACATCAGGATGCGGGTCTGCCCGTACATCACCGCGAGCACGACGGACGCGATCGCGACGACCGCTCCGAAAGCGATGATTCCACCGCCGACGGTCGAGTCGGTGACCTGGTCGACGACGATCGAGAGCGCGGCCGGCTTGTCGGCGACGGCCTCCGGGCCGAGGGCACCGATGGCGGCGAGCGCGACGGCGCAGTAGAGCAGGGTGACGAGGCCGATGCAGACCATGATCGCGATCGGGATGTTCCGCCGCGGGTTCTTGACCTCTTCGCCCGCGGTGGTGATGGCGTCGAAGCCGATGTACGAGAAGAAGGCCAGCGACGCACCGGCGGTGACCCCGCCCGCCCCGTGGGCGACGAACGGCGTGAGATTCCCATGCTCGAAGGCGGTGAAGGCGATGACGCAGAACATGATCAGAATGGCGATCTTGAGGACCGCCATCGCGGTGGTGGCCCCCGCACTCTCCCGGACGCCGCGCACCAGCAGGGTGGCGGCCATCATGACCACCAGGACCGCGGGCAGATTGATCACTCCGCCGTCGCCGGGTCCCGCCGAGAGGGCCGCCGGCAACTGCCAGCCGAACAAGCTGTTCAGCAGCTCATTGACGTACTGGCTCCAGCCGACGGCGACCGCGGAGACCGAGACTCCGTACTCCAGCAGCAGACACCAGCCGACGAGGAACGCGATGCGTTCGCCGAGGGTCGCGTAGGCGAAGGAGTACGAGCTGCCGGACACCGGGATCGCACTGCCCAGCTCGGCGAAGGAGAACGCGGTGAAGATGCAGGTGATCGCGGCGAGCACGAACGACAGCACGACCGCGGGGCCCGCCTCGGCGACGCTGTCGGAGAGGCCGACGAAGATTCCGGTGCCGACGACGGCGCCGACACCGAAGCACACCAGCTGGAAGAGCCCCATGGTGCGTTTGAGGCCGTGCCCCTCCAGGTCGGCACCGGACTCGGCGATCAGCTGGTGGGGGCTCTTGATGCGTGGCCCGGAGGGACGCAGGGAGCTCGGTGGGCGCAGCGGACTCACGGGGATGGTCTCTTCTCTGGTGGAGCATGTGGGGGGATATGCACCCGGGGCCCTGTGGGGGAGCTCCGGGTTCTGGTGACACACGCGAAAATGGGGTTCGAACGTGCGAGCTCGAACCCCACCAAGAGACAACATATTAGTCGCCTTCGCGCATGTTCACCCAATCAGGCGCATGATCATGCAGCAGTCAGCTTGTGGCCGTCAGGGTTGCCACCAGAACGGCCTTGATCGTGTGCATCCGGTTCTCGGCCTCGTCGAAGACGACCGAGTGCGTGGACTCGAAGACCTCGTCGGTGACCTCCAGCTCCGTCAGCCCGTGGGCGGCCTCGATCTCCCGCCCGACCTTGGTGCCGAGGTCATGGAAGGCCGGGAGGCAGTGCAGGAACTTCACGTCGGCGTTGCCGGTGGCGCGCAGGACGTCCATGGTCACGGCGTACGGCGCGAGAGCCTCGATGCGCTCGCCCCAGACCTCCTTGGGCTCGCCCATGGAGACCCAGACATCGGTGGCGACGAAGTCCGCGCCCTTGACGCCCTCGGCGATGTCCTCGGTGAGAGTGACCGTCGCACCACTGGCCTCGGCCAGCCTGCGGGCCTCGGTGACGATCTCCTCGGCCGGCCAGTACGACTTCGGCGCGACGATCCGTACGTCCATGCCCAGCAGGGCGCCGGTGACCAGGTAGGAGTTGCCC
This region includes:
- a CDS encoding ATP-binding protein, translating into MPSDVPLPASWRIALPHSTVAVPVARALIRTALADIAAPADSDTAELLTAELVANAVEHTRSDEPIELVVELLPTGCQVEVHDRDPAPPGDLSYPEPGSAPDPWQEHGRGLLLIRTLSSSCGHRTTEHGKAVWFTLPSRTPRS
- a CDS encoding bifunctional salicylyl-CoA 5-hydroxylase/oxidoreductase; the protein is MPPDTSATGTGPSAATAPGANRTGVKRIAVIGGGPGGLYAAALLKRLDPERDITVWERNAPEDTFGFGVVLSDETLGGIEHADPVVYRALQDEFVRWDDIDIVHRGVTQTSGGHGFAALGRRRLLEILHERCDWLGVRLRFRTEAPPAAELAAAYDLVIAADGVHSLTRAAHADTFGPRLTTHRCRYIWLAADFALDAFRFEIAETAYGVMQLHGYPFSADASTVIVEMREEVWLAAGFDTCDVEHSTVRCAKIFTEALGGRPLRSNNSSWLTFRTVVNARWSHGNTVLIGDAAHTAHFSIGSGTKLAVEDALALAACIEEQPDLPGALAAYETERRPVVESTQRAAAASLRWFEELGTYVDQPPRQFAFNLLTRSRRVTHDNLRLRDPSFTAAVEEEFGCAPGTPPMFTPLRLRGLELRNRVVVSPMDMYSAVDGVPGDFHLVHLGARALGGAGLVMTEMVCVSADGRITPGCTGLYTPEQAAAWTRITDFVHASAPGTAIGVQLGHSGRKGSTKLMWEGIDQPLDHGNWPLTAASPIPYTDGVNQVPHALDRAGLDAVREQFAAAARRADLCGFDLLELHCAHGYLLSGFLSPLTNHRTDHYGGSLQGRLRFPLEVFDAMRADWPDDRPMTVRISATDWAEGGTTAEDAVEIARAFVAHGADAIDVSTGQVVPDESPEYGRSYQTPYADRIRNTLCVPVIAVGAISSWDDVNSLLLAGRTDLCALARPHLYDPHWTLHAAADQGYSGPGAPWPLPYRAGSRTPPTGRTDAPKPRLTLG
- a CDS encoding amino acid permease, with the protein product MSPLRPPSSLRPSGPRIKSPHQLIAESGADLEGHGLKRTMGLFQLVCFGVGAVVGTGIFVGLSDSVAEAGPAVVLSFVLAAITCIFTAFSFAELGSAIPVSGSSYSFAYATLGERIAFLVGWCLLLEYGVSVSAVAVGWSQYVNELLNSLFGWQLPAALSAGPGDGGVINLPAVLVVMMAATLLVRGVRESAGATTAMAVLKIAILIMFCVIAFTAFEHGNLTPFVAHGAGGVTAGASLAFFSYIGFDAITTAGEEVKNPRRNIPIAIMVCIGLVTLLYCAVALAAIGALGPEAVADKPAALSIVVDQVTDSTVGGGIIAFGAVVAIASVVLAVMYGQTRILMSMSRDGLIPRVFERVSPRTATPVANTWIVAAVFAIPAAFSSLDVVVNLTTIGTLGTMVAVNIAVIVLRRRNPEVTGSFRVPLYPVSPLLGVVFCLYLMYGTGWATWVQFAVFLIVGAAVYAFYGRSRSRLAAADAG
- a CDS encoding enoyl-CoA hydratase family protein, with protein sequence MSPFPSSAPRTDDWRHLRLTTDDGVATVTLARPEKLNALTFGAYADLRDLLAELSRERTVRALVLAGEGRGFCSGGDVDDIIGATLAMDTAQLLDFNRMTGQVVRALRETPFPVIAAVHGVAAGAGAVLALAADFRIADPSARFAFLFTKVGLSGGDMGAAYLLPRVVGLGHATRLLMLGEPVRAPEAERIGLISELTEEGQADVRAAALARRLADGPALALAQTKALLTAELDMPLAAAVEMDAATQALLMHGDDYAEFHAAFTEKRPPKWQGR